The Streptobacillus felis genome contains the following window.
TAATAAAGGAAATTCAAATATTTGTCTATAGATTTCTTTATAGATTTTTAATTTTATATATGATATAATTAAAATATGAATTTGAAGGGAGAACATTATGAATTCTACAATTACAGTATTAGCAATATATTTTGCAATATTTTTACCAATATTTGGTATGATATATTATACAAATAATAAAAAAAGAAAAAAATATAATGAATTAATGAATAATTTAACTGTTGGTCAAAAGGTTATGACTGTTGGAGGTATAATAGGAAATATAACAAAAATAGATGAAGAAACTGTAGAAATAAAAGTTGATCAGAACTCAAGATTAACTTTAACTAAAAAAGCTGTTTCACATATATTAAAATAAGGAGTTTTTATGTTTAATAAAATTAAAAAAACTATACTTCTTTTTGGTATATGTGTTTCTAGTTTAACATTTTCTACTATATTACAAGATGTAAAATATCAAAATGGTGAATTTATATTAAAATTTGATTCTAAAATTTCAAAACCAACCATAAGTAAATCTACCATTACATCTAATAATATTCATTACAATGTTACAGAACTAAATTTAAAAAACACAAAAATATCAGAAGAAGTATTAAAACAAATAAATATCAATGATGAATTCTTTAAATATATAATGATAGATGAAGTTACTAAAGATATTATTGGTATTTATACTTATTCACAATATGGATATAATTCTATAATTACATATTCAGATAATGAAATAAAAATTAAAAAATCAAAAGTTGAGGTTCCTAAAAAAATTAGTCCCTTAACAAAAAAACAATTAGCAATAGTTCTAGATGCAGGTCATGGTGGTCATGATTCTGGTGCAAGAGGTCATGGTAAATTAGAAAAAGATATTGCGCTTGAAGTAACACTTAAACTTGCAAATAATTTAAAAAGAGATCATAAAGTTATTCTTACTCGTGGTGATGACAGATTTATAACACTAAGCGAAAGACCTAAGATTGGCAACAAAAATTCAGCTGATTTATTTGTAAGTATACATCTTAATGCTGCTTCTAATGAAACAGCTAATGGTGCTGAGATATTCTATTTTTCTAAAGAAACTAATCCTTATACTTCTAAACTTATAGAATTAGAAGAAAAATATGATGAAGCACAAGCAAAAAAAGTAAGTATAATTAACCAAATATTAGGTGATTTCTTCATTAATAGGACTAAAGAAAAAAGTGCAAACTTAGCTAGAGTTATTTTAGATAATTACTCAAAACAAATG
Protein-coding sequences here:
- the yajC gene encoding preprotein translocase subunit YajC, whose protein sequence is MNSTITVLAIYFAIFLPIFGMIYYTNNKKRKKYNELMNNLTVGQKVMTVGGIIGNITKIDEETVEIKVDQNSRLTLTKKAVSHILK
- a CDS encoding N-acetylmuramoyl-L-alanine amidase family protein is translated as MFNKIKKTILLFGICVSSLTFSTILQDVKYQNGEFILKFDSKISKPTISKSTITSNNIHYNVTELNLKNTKISEEVLKQININDEFFKYIMIDEVTKDIIGIYTYSQYGYNSIITYSDNEIKIKKSKVEVPKKISPLTKKQLAIVLDAGHGGHDSGARGHGKLEKDIALEVTLKLANNLKRDHKVILTRGDDRFITLSERPKIGNKNSADLFVSIHLNAASNETANGAEIFYFSKETNPYTSKLIELEEKYDEAQAKKVSIINQILGDFFINRTKEKSANLARVILDNYSKQMNFRKRGIFGANFAVLRGSESASILIELGFITNEYDNSKLASETGQMIAVNAIADAIRENFEE